Within the Beduinella massiliensis genome, the region CGCGGGACGCGCCGCTGGAGGCCATGGACGCATTTTTCGACGCGCGCATCGGCGATTATGAGGCGCACATGTCGCCCTGGGAAAAGCACTATGCCTGGATGGCGGGCCTGCTGCCGGAGGGGATCGAAACGCTGCTGGACATCGGCTGCGGCACCGGGCTGGAGCTGGACTGCATCTTTCGGCGCTTCCCGGCGCTTTGCGTGACGGGCGTCGATCTGTCGGCGGAGATGCTCGCGCAGCTTCGCCGCAAGCACGGGGATAAACGCCTTTCCCTCGTGCGGGCGGATTACTTTACCCATCCGCTGGGGGAGAACGTCTTCGACGCGGCGGTGTCCTTTGAGACGCTGCACCACTACACGATGGAGCGCAAGACGCTGCTCTTCAGGCGGCTGCGGCAGGCGCTCAGGCCCGGCGGCGTGTATCTGGAGTGCGACTACATCGCCGGGACGCAGGCGATTGAAGACCTCGTGTTCGCGGAGAGCGCGCGGCGGCGGGCGCGGGACGGCATCGCGCCGGAGGCGTTCGTGCACTTCGATACGCCGCTGACGCTCTCGCACGAGATGCAGGCCCTGCGGGACGCGGGCTTTGCGCGCGTGGAGTGCATCGGCTTTCTGCCGGGGGACAACCATACGCCGATGATCCGGGCGGTGAAGGGATGAGAAAGCGGCTGATCTTCCTGTGCGGCCCCAACGGCGTGGGCAAGACGGCCCTTTGCCGGGAAATTCTGCGCAGGACGCCGGGCAGCGCCTATGTGGACAGCGACCCGCGGCGGCAGACGAACCCCTTCGTGCTCAGCGACGAGACGGCGCCGGCGATTCAAAAGAACCTGTCCTGCGT harbors:
- a CDS encoding methyltransferase domain-containing protein; translated protein: MDEDYLELKAWLDETRDAPLEAMDAFFDARIGDYEAHMSPWEKHYAWMAGLLPEGIETLLDIGCGTGLELDCIFRRFPALCVTGVDLSAEMLAQLRRKHGDKRLSLVRADYFTHPLGENVFDAAVSFETLHHYTMERKTLLFRRLRQALRPGGVYLECDYIAGTQAIEDLVFAESARRRARDGIAPEAFVHFDTPLTLSHEMQALRDAGFARVECIGFLPGDNHTPMIRAVKG